Proteins found in one Arachis stenosperma cultivar V10309 chromosome 8, arast.V10309.gnm1.PFL2, whole genome shotgun sequence genomic segment:
- the LOC130943632 gene encoding uncharacterized protein LOC130943632: protein MPTVWFSLKRSLHCKSDASEVHDPKSRKQQLSTILTTKRASGRSGCSRSIANLKDVIHGSKRHIEKPPTCSPRSIGSSEFLNPITHEVILSNSRCELKITGYGGGFHEGLGTVGNNGNNNNGGALGSENSTFVGTLRPGTPGPGGHPTMHYFNPSFRPSTTPPRKSPFLLGDSNKEGSGFHGGGGGGGGAGFHHSSNRLSLETDSNGACTVTCHKCGEQFTKWDAAEAHHLSKHAVTELVEGDSSRKIVEIICRTSWLKSENQCGRIERVLKVHNMQKTLARFEEYREMVKIKASKLQKKHPRCLADGNELLRFYGTTVACSLGLNGSSSLCLSERCCVCRIIRNGFSAKKELKGGIGVFTTSTSGRAFESIEVIDQDPSLRKVLIVCRVIAGRVHRPLENIQEIAGQTGFDSLAGKVGLYSNIEELYLLNPRALLPCFVVICKP, encoded by the exons ATGCCAACAGTGTGGTTCTCACTGAAGAGGTCACTACACTGCAAATCAGATGCATCAGAAGTTCATGATCCTAAATCAAGGAAGCAGCAATTGAGCACAATCTTAACCACAAAGAGGGCATCAGGTAGGTCAGGATGCTCAAGGTCCATTGCAAATCTCAAAGATGTCATCCATGGAAGCAAGAGGCACATTGAGAAGCCACCAACTTGCAGCCCAAGATCCATAGGTAGCAGTGAGTTCCTCAACCCAATAACACATGAAGTCATCTTGAGCAATTCAAGGTGTGAACTCAAAATCACTGGCTATGGTGGAGGCTTCCATGAAGGGCTTGGAACTGTTGGTAACAATGGTAATAACAACAATGGTGGTGCTCTTGGTAGTGAAAATTCAACCTTTGTTGGAACTTTAAGGCCTGGTACCCCTGGACCTGGAGGGCACCCTACAATGCACTACTTTAACCCTTCTTTTAGGCCTTCAACCACCCCACCAAGGAAATCTCCTTTCCTTTTAGGAGATAGTAATAAAGAAGGGTCTGGCTTccatggtggtggtggtggtggtggtggtgctggATTTCATCATTCAAGCAATAGATTGTCTCTTGAGACAGATTCCAATGGGGCTTGCACTGTTACTTGTCACAAATGTGGAGAGCAATTCACCAAATGGGATGCTGCTGAAGCTCATCATCTCTCCAAGCATGCTG TAACTGAACTTGTGGAAGGTGATTCTTCAAGAAAAATAGTGGAGATAATATGCAGGACAAGCTGGTTGAAATCAGAGAACCAATGTGGTAGAATTGAGAGAGTGTTGAAAGTGCACAACATGCAGAAGACATTGGCAAGGTTTGAAGAATACAGAGAGATGGTGAAGATCAAAGCAAGCAAGCTCCAAAAGAAGCATCCAAGGTGCCTTGCTGATGGGAATGAACTCTTAAGGTTCTATGGAACCACAGTTGCATGTTCCTTAGGCCTCAATGGCTCTTCAAGCCTTTGTTTATCTGAGAGATGCTGTGTTTGTAGGATCATAAGAAATGGTTTTTCAGCCAAGAAGGAACTCAAGGGTGGAATTGGTGTTTTCACCACCTCAACAAGTGGAAGAGCCTTTGAATCCATTGAGGTAATTGATCAAGACCCTTCACTGAGAAAAGTGTTGATAGTGTGTAGAGTTATTGCTGGTAGGGTCCATAGGCCTCTAGAGAACATTCAAGAGATTGCAGGCCAAACAGGATTTGATTCTCTGGCTGGGAAAGTTGGTCTTTATTCAAATATTGAGGAGCTTTATTTGCTCAATCCTAGAGCTCTTCTTCCTTGCTTTGTGGTGATTTGCAAACCCTGA
- the LOC130945921 gene encoding uncharacterized protein LOC130945921 produces MSITGGAMNQSKPFQYPLYEHFSKAAETLSDELKLFGNSASSTIDEEEEEKEKEKEKANNNGAEDQREIFFLRSMLEFFYTNKVYPYTSLSNKVDFCIKYMKTMTVDEFNALHDKYQNKYMKRVIKLCRKLEVLDQPHDQDAFDLGNRIWGTRSFEMGFEVEEPEESDHDFNDISDNESSQDQDEAMGPTEEEQVKEKEKDKHQEDNDLLYRCPFLIGTFRFGSGVGRIPVVSESAVESAVGRLGESAVQRWDDKWKKLQIEEMQNYLAQLNFIRHQTLVLLDELQNNNNPAESALANQVSFTSFLQFLYHSSCTIPYLFTMI; encoded by the exons ATGTCAATCACCGGCGGCGCCATGAACCAATCAAAACCATTTCAGTATCCACTCTACGAACATTTCTCAAAAGCAGCAGAAACCCTAAGCGATGAACTAAAGCTCTTCGGAAACTCTGCTTCCTCAACCAtagacgaagaagaagaagaaaaagaaaaagaaaaagaaaaagcaaacaaTAATGGAgctgaagatcaaagagagatTTTCTTCTTGCGTTCCATGCTGGAGTTCTTCTACACAAACAAGGTCTATCCTTACACCTCACTGTCCAATAAAGTTGATTTCTGCATCAAATATATGAAAACCATGACTGTGGACGAGTTCAACGCTCTTCATGACAAGTACCAAAACAAGTATATGAAGAGAGTCATCAAGCTTTGCAGGAAGCTTGAGGTCTTGGATCAGCCTCATGATCAAGATGCCTTCGATCTCGGCAACAGGATTTGGGGTACCAGAAGCTTCGAGATGGGCTTCGAAGTCGAAGAACCAGAAGAATCAGACCATGATTTTAACGATATCAGTGATAATGAAAGTAGTCAAGATCAAGATGAAGCCATGGGACCGACTGAAGAAGAACaagtcaaagaaaaagaaaaagataaacatCAAGAGGATAATGATCTTTTGTATAG GTGTCCGTTCTTGATAGGGACGTTCAGGTTCGGGAGCGGAGTAGGGAGGATACCGGTGGTGTCGGAGAGTGCAGTGGAGAGTGCGGTGGGGCGCCTTGGGGAGAGTGCGGTGCAGAGGTGGGATGATAAGTGGAAGAAACTGCAGATTGAGGAGATGCAGAACTACTTGGCTCAGCTGAATTTCATCAGGCACCAGACGTTGGTTTTGTTGGATGAGCTTCAAAATAACAACAATCCTGCTGAATCAGCATTAGCAAACCAAGTTAGTTTCACTTCGTTTCTACAATTCTTATATCATTCTTCATGCACCATACCATATTTGTTCACTATGATTTGA